A genome region from Flavobacterium sp. includes the following:
- a CDS encoding RICIN domain-containing protein, translating to MHKTTQKPTNRVKALMTQIIVLMLLCITKTNAQTVTPYITSGDQSRLLQQQGTVSFGTNSGTNPSTVTVNAGTTYQTMDGFGYTLTEGSAEVISGMAATQQNQLLNDLYNPTTGLNASVIRISIAASDLSSYSYSYNETSGDTNMNNFSLNGPDLTYLIPIIKKIQQINPNIKILATPWTAPRWMKTNGSWVGGSLQTQYYAAYARYFVKYIQAMQAQGIPIWAITPQNEPENPNNEPSMLMNSTEQKNFINQQLGPQLAAAGFGGVKIIAFDHNCDNTAYPIDVLNNSGYVDGAAFHLYLGNISAMSTVKNQTNKNVYFTEQYTGSGGNFGGDFGWHMQNVVIGSTNNWSKTVLEWNAANNSSLGPRTPGGCNTCLGAITVNNSTSYTKNVAYYIIGQISKYVKPGAVRIGSSSTSGSILSVGFKNPDGSIALVIYNSGGQNTIKVVSGSSAFNYTVPGSSAVTFTWGAGTPPPTGFPGYYNIISRNSNKGLDVADNSTVSGGRIQQYDVTGGGGSNQRWKFVSDGAGNYYIIVKSTGMYLAVENNGTANGLKVQQRTFSNSNEFKWTVASLGGGYYKITNVNTGKSLDVENVSTANGANIQVWDYTGGLNQQWQFVQVESTAKKALTITDEAESKNDMAIFINSTNDYLKIDTNHEGNADVTVYNIAGQSILKKNINFVKGNQSEIEISRLPKGVYIVRVTDNTGSYSKKVLKQ from the coding sequence ATGCACAAAACTACTCAAAAACCTACAAACAGAGTAAAAGCTTTAATGACACAAATCATTGTATTAATGCTTTTATGTATTACAAAAACAAATGCACAGACGGTTACGCCTTATATAACATCAGGCGATCAATCAAGATTACTACAACAGCAGGGAACTGTAAGTTTTGGAACAAACTCTGGAACAAATCCTTCTACAGTTACAGTTAATGCAGGAACGACTTACCAAACTATGGACGGATTTGGTTATACTCTTACCGAAGGAAGTGCTGAAGTAATCAGCGGAATGGCGGCAACGCAGCAAAATCAATTATTGAACGACTTGTATAATCCAACTACAGGATTAAATGCAAGTGTAATTCGTATTAGTATTGCGGCTTCAGATTTAAGCAGTTATTCTTATAGTTATAACGAAACTTCCGGAGATACTAATATGAATAACTTTAGTTTAAACGGACCGGATTTAACCTACCTGATTCCGATTATCAAAAAGATTCAGCAAATTAATCCAAACATTAAAATTTTAGCAACTCCTTGGACAGCACCACGCTGGATGAAAACAAACGGATCTTGGGTTGGCGGAAGTCTGCAGACACAATATTATGCGGCTTATGCAAGATATTTTGTAAAATATATACAAGCGATGCAGGCACAGGGCATTCCGATTTGGGCAATTACACCTCAAAACGAACCTGAAAATCCAAACAATGAACCAAGTATGTTAATGAATTCTACAGAGCAAAAGAATTTTATCAATCAACAGCTTGGACCTCAATTGGCTGCGGCAGGTTTTGGTGGTGTAAAAATTATTGCTTTCGACCATAACTGCGATAATACAGCATACCCAATTGATGTTTTAAACAACAGCGGTTATGTTGACGGAGCTGCGTTTCATTTGTATTTAGGAAATATCTCAGCGATGTCAACTGTAAAAAACCAAACAAACAAAAATGTTTACTTTACAGAACAATATACAGGTTCTGGTGGAAACTTTGGAGGAGATTTTGGCTGGCACATGCAAAACGTTGTTATTGGAAGTACAAACAACTGGTCTAAAACAGTTTTAGAATGGAATGCAGCAAATAATTCTAGTTTAGGGCCTCGTACTCCGGGCGGATGTAATACTTGTTTAGGGGCCATTACGGTTAATAATAGTACAAGTTATACCAAGAATGTAGCATATTATATTATTGGTCAGATTTCTAAATATGTAAAACCGGGAGCAGTAAGAATTGGTTCTTCAAGCACAAGCGGAAGTATTTTATCTGTTGGATTTAAAAATCCTGACGGATCTATTGCCCTTGTAATCTACAATTCAGGAGGGCAAAATACTATCAAAGTAGTTTCAGGATCTTCTGCATTTAATTATACAGTTCCGGGTTCATCAGCAGTTACTTTTACATGGGGAGCAGGGACGCCGCCTCCAACAGGTTTTCCGGGATATTATAATATCATTTCAAGAAACAGTAATAAAGGACTTGATGTTGCAGATAATTCAACAGTAAGCGGAGGAAGGATTCAACAATATGATGTTACTGGCGGCGGAGGCAGCAACCAGCGCTGGAAATTTGTTTCGGACGGAGCCGGAAATTATTACATCATAGTAAAATCGACCGGAATGTATCTTGCAGTTGAAAATAACGGAACAGCAAATGGTTTGAAAGTTCAGCAAAGAACCTTCTCTAATTCGAATGAATTTAAATGGACAGTTGCAAGTCTTGGCGGAGGATATTATAAAATTACCAATGTAAATACAGGTAAATCTCTTGATGTTGAAAATGTTTCTACAGCAAATGGAGCTAATATTCAGGTTTGGGATTATACAGGCGGATTAAATCAGCAATGGCAGTTTGTTCAGGTTGAATCAACAGCAAAAAAAGCTTTAACAATAACTGACGAAGCTGAAAGTAAAAACGATATGGCAATTTTTATTAATTCAACAAATGATTATTTAAAAATTGATACAAACCATGAAGGAAATGCTGATGTAACAGTATACAATATCGCAGGACAAAGCATCCTGAAAAAGAATATCAATTTTGTAAAAGGAAATCAATCTGAAATCGAAATTTCGAGATTGCCAAAAGGAGTTTATATTGTAAGAGTAACCGATAATACAGGTTCTTATTCTAAAAAAGTATTAAAGCAATAA
- a CDS encoding DUF5522 domain-containing protein, with protein MKEQSNENKLIEGEDFYYTPEGYKCFTEKHHLKRGYCCKSGCRHCPYGFDKRTGEIRKKTN; from the coding sequence ATGAAAGAGCAAAGTAATGAAAATAAATTAATCGAAGGCGAAGATTTTTACTATACACCAGAAGGTTATAAATGCTTTACTGAAAAACATCATCTAAAAAGAGGCTATTGCTGCAAAAGCGGCTGCCGTCATTGTCCGTATGGTTTTGATAAACGAACTGGCGAAATAAGAAAAAAGACTAATTAG
- the ilvA gene encoding threonine ammonia-lyase IlvA, producing MSLFNEVLNAKKHLEDVVAATPLTQNLNLSDEFKSTILLKREDLQIVRSYKIRGAYNKISSLNEKEKANGIVCASAGNHAQGVAYSCNLLHIKGKIYMPKTTPKQKVKQVQLFGKSFVEIVLTGDTFDDAYGSATADAIKNHKTFIHPFDDEKVIAGQGTVGLEILESYTKPIDYVFVPIGGGGLASGLSEVFRHLSPNTKIIGVEPKGAPSMKTSISENKNTPLKTIDKFVDGAAVKQVGDKTFEICRYNLEDIILVPEGKVCTTILRLYNEEAMVVEPAGALTIAALDFYKDKIKGKTVVCVVSGSNNDIERTAEIKERSLLYEGLMHYFMIQFPQRPGALKEFVNNILGPDDDITYFQFAKKNSREKGSVVVGLELKKKKDILPIKMKMTQYGFEFQYLNDNHDLFTQLIG from the coding sequence ATGAGTTTATTTAACGAAGTACTTAATGCAAAAAAGCACCTTGAAGATGTCGTTGCGGCGACACCTCTAACCCAAAATTTAAATCTTTCAGACGAGTTTAAATCGACTATTTTATTAAAAAGAGAAGATTTACAAATTGTCCGGTCATACAAAATCAGAGGTGCTTATAATAAGATTTCTTCCTTAAATGAAAAAGAAAAAGCAAACGGAATTGTTTGTGCCAGCGCTGGAAATCATGCTCAGGGAGTTGCTTATTCCTGTAATCTACTGCATATAAAAGGCAAAATTTATATGCCGAAAACAACTCCAAAACAAAAAGTAAAACAAGTACAATTATTTGGAAAATCGTTTGTAGAAATTGTTTTAACGGGAGATACTTTTGATGACGCTTACGGATCGGCAACTGCTGATGCGATTAAAAATCATAAAACTTTTATTCATCCTTTTGATGATGAAAAAGTTATTGCCGGACAAGGAACTGTTGGTCTTGAAATTTTGGAAAGTTATACAAAACCAATTGATTATGTTTTTGTACCAATTGGCGGCGGCGGACTGGCTTCGGGTTTATCTGAAGTTTTCAGACATTTAAGTCCGAATACTAAAATCATCGGCGTTGAGCCAAAAGGCGCTCCTTCGATGAAAACTTCCATTTCAGAAAATAAAAATACACCGCTCAAAACAATCGACAAATTTGTTGACGGTGCGGCGGTAAAACAAGTTGGCGATAAAACTTTTGAAATCTGCCGATATAATCTTGAAGATATTATTCTGGTTCCCGAAGGAAAAGTCTGCACGACAATTTTGAGATTATACAATGAAGAAGCCATGGTTGTAGAACCTGCAGGTGCTTTGACCATTGCCGCTTTGGATTTTTATAAAGATAAAATTAAAGGCAAAACCGTAGTTTGCGTTGTCAGCGGAAGTAATAACGACATTGAAAGAACGGCTGAAATAAAAGAGCGTTCGTTACTTTACGAAGGTTTAATGCATTATTTTATGATTCAGTTTCCTCAGCGTCCGGGAGCTTTAAAAGAATTTGTAAATAATATTTTAGGTCCTGATGATGATATTACCTATTTTCAGTTTGCCAAGAAAAACAGTCGCGAAAAAGGTTCTGTTGTTGTTGGTTTAGAATTAAAAAAGAAAAAAGATATTCTGCCTATTAAAATGAAAATGACACAATATGGTTTTGAATTTCAATACCTAAATGACAATCACGATTTATTTACTCAATTAATTGGATAA
- a CDS encoding DUF4136 domain-containing protein produces MKTFKLVPFFLLLLLASCSTVTVYSDYDKNVDFAPYKTYAFFKPGIDKVEISDLDKRRILHAIDNEMAAKGFTKSDNPDLLVNIFTKSREQVNVNQFSAGWGYGWGWGWNPYMMYGGQTTVSTSTEGTLYIDLIDAKKKEMIWQGEGIGTLTKNVDKKDEKIGEFVNKILAQYPPVKK; encoded by the coding sequence ATGAAAACATTCAAGTTAGTTCCGTTTTTTCTGCTTTTGCTATTAGCATCATGCAGCACTGTTACTGTTTATTCTGATTACGACAAAAATGTCGATTTTGCGCCTTATAAAACTTACGCTTTCTTTAAGCCCGGAATTGACAAAGTTGAAATTTCTGATTTGGATAAAAGACGTATTCTTCACGCTATTGATAATGAAATGGCGGCAAAAGGTTTCACAAAAAGTGATAATCCGGATTTGCTCGTAAACATTTTTACTAAATCGAGAGAACAGGTAAACGTAAATCAATTTAGTGCCGGCTGGGGTTACGGCTGGGGCTGGGGTTGGAATCCTTACATGATGTACGGAGGACAAACTACCGTTTCGACTTCTACAGAAGGAACTTTGTACATTGATTTAATCGATGCTAAAAAGAAAGAAATGATCTGGCAAGGCGAAGGAATTGGTACTTTGACTAAAAACGTTGATAAAAAAGACGAAAAAATCGGCGAGTTCGTGAACAAAATTTTGGCTCAATATCCGCCGGTAAAAAAATAG
- a CDS encoding urocanate hydratase translates to MTFQEEIKQGIPNILPQKKEYDPAINHAPKRKEILSAEEKKLALKNALRYFDPKHHAELIPEFSEELEKYGRIYMYRLRPDYKMYARPIDEYPGKSLQAKAIMHMIQNNLDYAVAQHPHELITYGGNGAVFQNWAQYLLTMQYLSEMTDEQTLTMYSGHPMGLFPSHKEAPRVVVTNGMVIPNYSKPDDWEKMNALGVSQYGQMTAGSYMYIGPQGIVHGTTITVLNGFRKIKQNPEGSLFVTSGLGGMSGAQPKAGNIAGCITVCAEVNPKITKIRHEQGWINEVVTSTDELVARVALAKANKETVSIAYLGNVVDVWERFDQENIKIDLGSDQTSLHNPWAGGYYPVGISFEEANTLMANNPELFKEKVQETLRRHADAINKHTAKGTYFFDYGNAFLLEASRAGADVMAENNIDFRYPSYVQDIMGPMCFDYGFGPFRWVCTSGKPEDLLKTDAIACEVLEKMAETAPNEIQQQMQDNIKWIKGAQENKLVVGSQARILYADAEGRIKIAEAFNQAIAKGEIGAVVLGRDHHDVSGTDSPYRETSNIYDGSRFTADMAIHNVIGDSFRGATWVSIHNGGGVGWGEVINGGFGMVLDGSKEASKRLASMLFWDVNNGISRRSWARNEGAVFAIKRAMEVEPLLKVTLPNLVDENLL, encoded by the coding sequence ATGACTTTTCAAGAAGAAATAAAACAAGGAATTCCAAATATATTACCTCAAAAAAAAGAGTACGATCCGGCTATTAATCACGCTCCGAAAAGAAAAGAAATCCTTTCGGCAGAAGAAAAAAAGCTGGCTCTAAAAAATGCTTTACGTTATTTCGATCCAAAACATCACGCTGAATTAATTCCTGAGTTTTCAGAAGAATTAGAAAAATATGGGCGTATATATATGTATCGTCTTCGTCCGGATTATAAAATGTACGCAAGACCAATTGATGAATATCCGGGAAAATCATTGCAGGCAAAAGCGATTATGCACATGATTCAAAACAATCTGGATTATGCTGTGGCGCAACATCCGCATGAATTAATTACCTATGGCGGAAACGGTGCTGTTTTTCAAAACTGGGCGCAATATTTATTGACCATGCAATATTTGTCTGAAATGACAGACGAGCAGACTTTAACGATGTATTCAGGGCATCCGATGGGATTATTTCCTTCGCATAAAGAAGCACCAAGAGTTGTGGTTACAAATGGAATGGTGATCCCAAATTATTCAAAACCGGACGATTGGGAAAAAATGAATGCTTTAGGAGTTTCTCAATACGGACAAATGACGGCGGGAAGTTATATGTACATTGGTCCACAGGGAATTGTACACGGAACTACAATTACGGTTTTGAATGGTTTTAGAAAAATAAAACAGAATCCGGAAGGAAGTTTATTCGTAACTTCTGGTCTTGGCGGAATGTCGGGCGCACAGCCTAAAGCCGGAAATATAGCAGGTTGTATTACGGTCTGTGCCGAAGTAAATCCGAAAATCACTAAAATCCGTCATGAACAAGGCTGGATTAATGAAGTGGTAACTTCTACAGATGAATTGGTTGCCAGAGTAGCTTTGGCGAAAGCCAATAAAGAAACGGTTTCAATTGCTTATTTAGGAAATGTTGTGGATGTTTGGGAACGTTTCGATCAGGAAAATATCAAAATTGATTTAGGTTCAGATCAGACTTCGTTGCATAATCCTTGGGCTGGAGGTTATTATCCTGTTGGGATTTCTTTTGAAGAAGCAAACACTTTGATGGCAAATAATCCGGAATTATTCAAAGAAAAAGTTCAGGAAACTTTACGTCGTCATGCAGATGCGATCAACAAACATACCGCAAAAGGAACTTACTTTTTCGATTACGGAAATGCATTTTTATTGGAAGCTTCTCGTGCGGGAGCCGATGTAATGGCCGAAAATAATATTGATTTTAGATATCCTAGTTATGTTCAGGATATTATGGGACCAATGTGTTTCGATTACGGATTTGGTCCTTTCCGCTGGGTTTGTACTTCTGGGAAACCGGAAGATTTACTAAAAACGGATGCGATTGCCTGCGAAGTTTTAGAAAAAATGGCTGAAACTGCTCCAAATGAAATTCAGCAGCAAATGCAGGATAATATCAAATGGATTAAAGGCGCACAGGAAAATAAATTAGTTGTAGGTTCTCAGGCAAGGATTCTTTATGCTGATGCAGAAGGAAGAATTAAAATTGCCGAAGCATTCAATCAAGCCATTGCAAAAGGTGAAATTGGTGCTGTGGTTTTAGGTCGCGATCATCATGACGTTTCTGGAACCGACTCACCTTACAGAGAAACTTCAAACATTTATGATGGATCTCGTTTTACGGCTGATATGGCGATTCATAACGTGATTGGAGACAGTTTTAGAGGAGCAACCTGGGTATCAATTCACAACGGCGGCGGAGTTGGCTGGGGAGAGGTTATAAACGGCGGATTTGGTATGGTTCTTGATGGTTCTAAAGAAGCTTCAAAGCGTTTAGCATCAATGCTTTTCTGGGATGTTAACAATGGAATTTCAAGAAGAAGCTGGGCTCGAAATGAAGGTGCTGTTTTTGCCATAAAAAGAGCAATGGAAGTTGAGCCTTTATTAAAAGTAACTTTGCCTAATTTAGTTGATGAAAATCTACTATAA